One part of the Rutidosis leptorrhynchoides isolate AG116_Rl617_1_P2 chromosome 1, CSIRO_AGI_Rlap_v1, whole genome shotgun sequence genome encodes these proteins:
- the LOC139841676 gene encoding uncharacterized protein, which translates to MGAHGGFGYGVRNEELCSILEFANAHDLVVANSFFKKRDGQLATFHSGGHSTQIDFFLLRKGDLRNCKDCKVLPTWTCSSQHRLLVMELGTQGQVNRRARAVQQPRILWKNLNGEKAETFRANVVERMGAELENAAFIDADQMWNNLASTIRGVAKESLGVTVGTSRAQNGCRESWWLNDEVQTKVALKQARFRELTSFRGGTLADRTSIENSYKEAKREENIAVTRAKDKAYEDLYK; encoded by the coding sequence ATGGGAGCCCATGGGGGCTTTGGGTATGGGGTTAGAAATGAAGAATTGTGCTCAATTCTCGAGTTCGCCAATGCCCATGACCTGGTTGTTGCAAACTCTTTCTTCAAGAAGAGGGATGGTCAGCTAGCCACCTTCCATAGTGGGGGTCATAGTACCCAAATTGACTTTTTTCTTCTTCGCAAGGGTGACCTTAGGAACTGTAAGGACTGTAAGGTCCTCCCAACCTGGACTTGTTCATCCCAACATAGACTGTTGGTCATGGAGTTAGGTACCCAGGGACAGGTGAACAGGAGGGCGAGAGCGGTACAACAACCCAGAATCCTCTGGAAGAACTTAAATGGAGAGAAGGCGGAGACTTTTAGAGCTAATGTAGTTGAAAGAATGGGTGCTGAATTGGAAAATGCAGCCTTTATTGATGCAGATCAGATGTGGAACAACCTAGCATCCACTATTAGAGGGGTGGCAAAAGAATCCCTGGGAGTGACAGTTGGGACGTCGAGAGCCCAAAATGGTTGTAGAGAATCATGGTGGCTTAACGACGAGGTCCAAACTAAAGTCGCGCTTAAACAAGCGAGGTTTCGGGAGCTCACCTCCTTTAGAGGGGGTACACTAGCAGACAGAACTAGCATAGAAAATAGCTACAAAGAAGCCAAGAGAGAAGAAAACATCGCCGTTACACGTGCAAAAGATAAAGCTTACGAAGACTTATATAAGTGA